The Streptomyces noursei ATCC 11455 sequence TCGCCAAACACCTGCGCCACGAACCGGAGCGGATCGGCATCACCCTCGACGCTCAGGGCTGGGTCCCGGTGGCCGCGCTGCTCGACGCTGCCGCGCGGCACGGATTCCCCTTCTCCCGAGCGGAGTTGGAGGCCGTGGTCGCCGACAACGACAAGCAGCGCTACACCCTGGAGAACGGCCGCATCCGCGCCAATCAGGGCCATTCCGTGCGCGTCGACCTCGGTCTGCCGCCGGCGGTGCCACCCGGCTTCCTCTTCCACGGCACGGTGGCCCGCAGCGTCGCCGCCATACGGGAGGAGGGGCTGCGGCCGATGTCGCGGCTGGCCGTGCACCTCTCGTCGGACCGCGAGACCGCGTCCCGGGTCGGCGCCCGGCGCGGCAAGCCGGTGGTGCTGACCGTGGACGCGGGGGCGATGCACCGGGCCGGCCATGTCTTCCGCGTCAGCGCCAACGGCGTCTGGCTGACCGGTCATGTGCCGCCGGAGTTCCTCCGTTTCCCCGGCTGACCCCTCACCTTGCGCAACGCCTCAGAAAGCCCGCAGGTCAGAGTCCTGGTGCTCCCCACACCGGGAACCACCGGGAAAGATCCTTCTCGATCGTCAGATCGTCCCCGAGCATCGCCCGCACCTGGAGTTCGAGCGGGTTGTCGCGCTTCTCTGCGTCGCCGGTGTGCGGCGCGAAGGGGTAGAACGTGCCGCGTTTGTAGAGGTAGACGAGCGCCAGTGACCGCTGTCGCGCATCGCGGAATCCCAGCAGCGAGCACAGCAGCTGCGGGCCGAACCCCGCCTCCTCCAGGGAGGTGTTGACCGCGTGCAGATCGTTGACCAGACCCGCCACGTCCTCCGAGGCGTGCCGCACCAGCAGCCATGTATAGCCGTACGCGTCCTGGGTGAACTCCACCGCGCCGTCCAGGAGCGCACGCGCCTCCTCCTGGATCCGTGCGAACGCCCCGCCCTCGACGCTCGCGAAGCACACCGATCCCAGGCCGGTCGGGGTGAATCCGGCTGCGGCCTCCAGAGTGACCGCGGCGGACGGCAGCGCGAAGAGCTGGTCCAGGTCGGGCCGTACCGGCTTGCTACGGCCGAGGATGGCGTCCAGAAATCCCATGCGCGGCTTGCTCCTTGATCCCTTGCTCCGGTGACGCGACGGCGTGTTTCACGGGAAACATCGCCACGCGCCGCTCACTGCCGTCCCTCCGACGCCGCCGCTCAGGGCCGCCCCAACTGCGCTGCTATCCGTCCCAGCTGGTCGAGCCGCTGCTCCAGCGTCGGGTGCGAGGACAGCAGCTGGTTGAAGCTCTCCTTGTTGAACGCCGGGGCGAAGTAGAACGCGTTGAACGGCTGGGCCTTGCGGAGGTCCTCCGTCGGGATCCGCGCGATCTGGCCGGTGACCTTGGTCAGAGCGGAGGCCAGCGCCGAGGGGCGGCCGGTCAGGAGGGCGGCGGCCCGGTCCGCGGACAGCTCGCGGTAGCGGGAGAGCAGTCTGGTCAGCAGGAAGCTGATGGCATAGACGACGACGCTGACGGCGGTGACGATCAGGACGGCGATGGCGGCGTTCTGATCGCGGTTGTTGCGCCCGACACCGCTCCACAGGGCGGCGCGGGTGATGATGCCGGCCAGGACCCCGAGGAACGACGCGATGGTCATCACCGCGACATCGCGATGGGCGACGTGCGACAGCTCGTGGGCCAGCACGCCCTCCAGCTCCTCCGGCTCCAGCCGCCTGAGCAACCCGGTCGTCGCGCAGACCATGGAGTTCTGCTGGTTACGGCCGGTGGCGAAGGCGTTCGGTACGTCGGATTCGGCGATCGCGACCCTCGGCTTGGGCATATCGGCCAGGGCACAGAGCCGGTCCACGGCACCGTGCAACTCGGGCGCCTGTTCCGGCGTGACCTCGTGCGCCCCCATGCTGTAGGCCGCGATCCGGTCGCTGAACCAGAACTGTGCGACGAACATGCCCCCCGCGATCAGCAGCACCACCACCCAGGCGCCCTTGAGCAGTACCACCAGCGCGCTGACCACCACGACGTACAGCAGCCCGATGAAGAACATCGTCATGACCATGCGCGAGGTCAGCCCGCGGTCCGGGGCGAATCGGGTCTGTGCCATGGCTCCTCCACAACGCACCGCATTTCGCACAGTGCGCCGGCCCGGTCACGCAGTCGTCTCCGCGCGCCGGGTCCCGCACACTGCACCGCTGTCCTAATTCTCCCTCTTGCCGGCTATATACCGGGTAAAGCCCCGGCCGGGATACCGGAGTGAATCGGGAGGTACGGCCTGAAGTCGAGGAGGGGTGGCTATGCGCCGAGCTGCGCCAGCCCCTCGGTGGCGATCCGCTCGAAGACCGCCGGGTCGGCCGCGAAGACCGAATCCGCGATCGGCCAGTGGATGACCAGTTCCTCGATGCCCAGCTCGGCGTGGCGCCCGGCGAAGTCCACGAAGGCGTCCACGGAGTCCAGCGGCTGGTCCGGGGTGAAGCCGGTCAGCATGATCTTGTGGAGCTCGGCGAAGTCCCGGCCCTGGTCGGCGCACGCCTTGGCCAGCCCCTCGACCTGCCTGCGAATGGCCTCCCGCGACTCGGCCGGGGTGCCGCCCGCGTTCGACACCTTGGGGTCACCGGTGGTCACCCACGCCTGCCCGTAGCGGGCCGCCAGCTTCAGCCCGCGCGGGCCGGTGGCCGCCACCGCGAACGGCAGCCGCGGCCGCTGCACACAGCCGGGGATGTTCCGCACCTCGTCCGCGGAGTAGTGGGTGCCTTCGTAGGAGACGGCGTCCTGGGTCAGCAACTGGTGCAGCAGCGCCGTGAACTCCGCGAAGCGGTCCGCCCGTTCGCGCGGCGACCAGGGATCCTGGCCGAGCGCGGTGGCGTCGAAGCCGTTGCCGCCGGCGCCGATGCCCAGCGTGACGCGCCCCTCGCTGATGTCGTCGAGCGAGATCAGCTCCTTGGCGAGGGTGACCGGGTGCCGGAAGTTCGGCGAGGTGACGAGGGTGCCCAGACGTATCCGCGAGGTCGCGGCGGCAGCCGCGGTCAGCGTCGGGAGGGCGCCGAACCATGCCTGGTCGCGGAAGCTCCGCCAGGACAGGTGGTCGTACGTGTACGCAGCGTGGAACCCCAGCTCCTCGGCGCGCCGCCATACCTCCTTCCCGCCATCGGACCAGCGTCGGACGGGCAGGATCACTGTGCTCAGTCGCATGTCCCCGAGCGTACGGTGACTCCGGAGAAAGCCCGCCCGGCCGCGTCCTCGCCCGGCTCATGTGTGACACCCACCGCACGCCTGTACGTGCCGGTACGCGAAGATGGCCCCGTGACTGATGCCCCCGCCGCGCCGCCCCGGCCCATCCGGCTTATCGCCACCGACCTCGACGGCACGCTGCTGCACGACGACAAGACGGTCTCCGACCGGACGATCGCCGCGCTCGCCGCCGCGGAGGCAGCAGGCATCGAGGTGTTCTTCGTCACCGGGCGCCCGGCCCGCTGGATGGACGTGGTCAGCGATCATGTGCACGGCCATGGCCTGGCGATCTGCGCGAACGGCGCGGCCGTCGTCGATCTGCACCGGGGTTCGCGCTTCGTCGAGGTCAGCCCCCTGGACCCGGGAGCGGCGCTCGACGTCGTCCACGCCCTGCGCGACGCGGCCCCCGGCACCACCTTCGCCGTCGAACGCACCGGTGGCATCCACTACGAGCCGCAGTACCCGCCCTTCCTCGTCGACCCGGCCGCGGTGATCGCACCGGCCGAGAAGCTCCTCGCCGAGGGGTTCGCCGCGTCCCCGGCCCCCGATCCGGCGGACGGCCCCGGCACCGACGGCCCGTATTCGACCGACTCCGATGTGCCCGGACCGGGCACCGCGGGCGCCACCCGCGCGCACAGCGACGACGGCACCTCCGACCAGCCCGTGCTCAAGCTGCTCGCGCACCACCCCGACCTGGACCCCGACGCCTTCCTCGCGCTGGCCCGGACCACCGCGGGCCACCTGGCGTCCTTCACCCGGTCCAGCCCCACCGCGCTCCTGGAGATCAGCGGCCTGGGCGTCAGCAAGGCCGGCACCCTCGCCCGCTGCTGCGCGGAACGCGGGATCTCACCGGAGGAGGTCGTCGCCTTCGGCGACATGCCGAACGACATCGAGATGCTCACCTGGGCCGGCACCTCGTACGCCATGGCCAACGCCCACCCGGACGTACTGGCGGCCACCACGCACCGCACGGAATCCAACAACGACGACGGCGTGGCGGTCGTGATCGAGCGGATCCTCCAGGAGCGTTGAGCCTGCTGTGACGACGGCAGGAGAGTGGCCCGTGACGGGTCCGGGGTTTCACGTGAAACCCCAACTGCGCGCCGTCCCGGACCGTTTCACGTGAAACCACGCCCCGCCCCGGTCCGCGCATGTTTCACGTGAAACGCTCAACTCCCGCGATCGGCCGTGGACATGGGGTGCGGTCCCGGCAGGGTCACGGCGCGCCTGACACAGGAACCCGCTGAAGGGGCGACCAGGACGATCGCCACCCTTCTGGCGCGGAAGCCCGAGCGATCGTCGCCCCCGCTCCCCTCACAACGGCGCCTCCCACGTCACCATCGTCCCCTTGTCACCCGCGCCCAGTCCGGGGCCGTAGGTGCTGGAGCCGCCCAGGGACTCCGCGCGCTTGGCGAGGTTCTTGAGGCCGCTGCGCCGGCCGCCTTGCGCGATGCCCACCCCGTCGTCGGCGACGGTCAGCCGGACGCCGGGGGTGCCGTCCGGCAAGTCGACCGTGGCGTCCACCACGACCTCGATCCGGGACGCCTCGGCGTGCCGGAAGGCGTTCGACAGCGCCTCGCGCAGCGCGGCGATGAGATTCTTGCCCGCCAGTTCCCCGACCCGGGAGTCGACCGGGCCGACGAACCGCGCCGACGGCTGGAAACCGAGCGGCACGGCGGCGGTGCCGACCTCCCGCAGCACCCGGGTCCGGAGCCCCGACGGTGCCTCGGCCGGGCTCTGCTGCAGGGCGAAGATCGCGGTCCTGATCTCCTGGATGGTGATGTCGAGTTCGTCGATGGCCTTGCCGACCCGCCGGGCCACCTCCGGCACCACGGTCTTGCGCTGAGCGCTCTCCAGGATCATCCCCGCCGCGAACAGCCGCTGGATCACCAGATCGTGCAGGTCGCGGGCGATCCGGTCGCGGTCCTCGTAGACCGCCAGCCGCTCCCGGTCGCGCTGTGCGTCGGCCAGCACCAGCGCCAGCGCGGCCTGCGCGGCGAACTGGGTGGCCAGGGTCCGCTCGGCGGCGGAGAACGGGCGGGCCCCACGGCCCCGCGGTGTGGCGAGCGTGCCGAGCACCCGGCCGCCGCTCTTGAGCGGCAGCATCATGCTCGGGCCGAAGCGCGGCGCGAGGTGGGTGACCATGCGCGGATCACTGGCCGAGTCGTCCACGAATACCGGCTCACCGGCGAGGAGTTGCTCGGTCACCGGGCTCTCCCGAGGGATCTGGGTCCCCATGATCCCGGTCGGGTCGTCGGCCGACACCGCGACGATCTCCAGCCCGCCGTCCTCGTCCGGCAGCAGCACGATGCCGGCCGCCGAATCCGCCAGCTTCTTCGCCTGCTCCGCGACCACCGCGAGCGCATCGTCGACATCGCTGCCGGCGAGCAGCTCGGTGGTCACCGCCACCGACCCGTCGATCCAGCGCTCCCGCTGCCGGGTCGCCGCGTACAGCCGGGCGTTGCCGATCGCGATACCGGCCTCGGTGGCCAGCACCCGCACCATGTGCAGGTCCTCTTCGCTGAACTCGCCGCCGCGTTTCTCGGTCAGATAGAGATTCCCGAAGATCTC is a genomic window containing:
- the pspAB gene encoding PspA-associated protein PspAB, giving the protein MGFLDAILGRSKPVRPDLDQLFALPSAAVTLEAAAGFTPTGLGSVCFASVEGGAFARIQEEARALLDGAVEFTQDAYGYTWLLVRHASEDVAGLVNDLHAVNTSLEEAGFGPQLLCSLLGFRDARQRSLALVYLYKRGTFYPFAPHTGDAEKRDNPLELQVRAMLGDDLTIEKDLSRWFPVWGAPGL
- the htpX gene encoding zinc metalloprotease HtpX, yielding MAQTRFAPDRGLTSRMVMTMFFIGLLYVVVVSALVVLLKGAWVVVLLIAGGMFVAQFWFSDRIAAYSMGAHEVTPEQAPELHGAVDRLCALADMPKPRVAIAESDVPNAFATGRNQQNSMVCATTGLLRRLEPEELEGVLAHELSHVAHRDVAVMTIASFLGVLAGIITRAALWSGVGRNNRDQNAAIAVLIVTAVSVVVYAISFLLTRLLSRYRELSADRAAALLTGRPSALASALTKVTGQIARIPTEDLRKAQPFNAFYFAPAFNKESFNQLLSSHPTLEQRLDQLGRIAAQLGRP
- a CDS encoding LLM class flavin-dependent oxidoreductase — protein: MRLSTVILPVRRWSDGGKEVWRRAEELGFHAAYTYDHLSWRSFRDQAWFGALPTLTAAAAATSRIRLGTLVTSPNFRHPVTLAKELISLDDISEGRVTLGIGAGGNGFDATALGQDPWSPRERADRFAEFTALLHQLLTQDAVSYEGTHYSADEVRNIPGCVQRPRLPFAVAATGPRGLKLAARYGQAWVTTGDPKVSNAGGTPAESREAIRRQVEGLAKACADQGRDFAELHKIMLTGFTPDQPLDSVDAFVDFAGRHAELGIEELVIHWPIADSVFAADPAVFERIATEGLAQLGA
- a CDS encoding sensor histidine kinase; amino-acid sequence: MDAATEATRSLRGLSSELTARVPQLLEAMRTVGAGLDLHITLDRIVETAAELANARYAAIGIIDDAREGLSDFVTYGVTGEQHERIGALPDGHKGLLGALIHDPKPVRLADLAKDPRSAGFPPGHPPMRSFLGVPIRVQGEIFGNLYLTEKRGGEFSEEDLHMVRVLATEAGIAIGNARLYAATRQRERWIDGSVAVTTELLAGSDVDDALAVVAEQAKKLADSAAGIVLLPDEDGGLEIVAVSADDPTGIMGTQIPRESPVTEQLLAGEPVFVDDSASDPRMVTHLAPRFGPSMMLPLKSGGRVLGTLATPRGRGARPFSAAERTLATQFAAQAALALVLADAQRDRERLAVYEDRDRIARDLHDLVIQRLFAAGMILESAQRKTVVPEVARRVGKAIDELDITIQEIRTAIFALQQSPAEAPSGLRTRVLREVGTAAVPLGFQPSARFVGPVDSRVGELAGKNLIAALREALSNAFRHAEASRIEVVVDATVDLPDGTPGVRLTVADDGVGIAQGGRRSGLKNLAKRAESLGGSSTYGPGLGAGDKGTMVTWEAPL
- a CDS encoding RNA 2'-phosphotransferase; amino-acid sequence: MNHQRSVRISKYLAKHLRHEPERIGITLDAQGWVPVAALLDAAARHGFPFSRAELEAVVADNDKQRYTLENGRIRANQGHSVRVDLGLPPAVPPGFLFHGTVARSVAAIREEGLRPMSRLAVHLSSDRETASRVGARRGKPVVLTVDAGAMHRAGHVFRVSANGVWLTGHVPPEFLRFPG
- a CDS encoding HAD-IIB family hydrolase, encoding MTDAPAAPPRPIRLIATDLDGTLLHDDKTVSDRTIAALAAAEAAGIEVFFVTGRPARWMDVVSDHVHGHGLAICANGAAVVDLHRGSRFVEVSPLDPGAALDVVHALRDAAPGTTFAVERTGGIHYEPQYPPFLVDPAAVIAPAEKLLAEGFAASPAPDPADGPGTDGPYSTDSDVPGPGTAGATRAHSDDGTSDQPVLKLLAHHPDLDPDAFLALARTTAGHLASFTRSSPTALLEISGLGVSKAGTLARCCAERGISPEEVVAFGDMPNDIEMLTWAGTSYAMANAHPDVLAATTHRTESNNDDGVAVVIERILQER